One genomic region from Paroceanicella profunda encodes:
- a CDS encoding acetolactate synthase 3 large subunit, which produces MTRQMTGAQIVVQALKDQGVDTVFGYPGGAVLPIYDEIFKQNDIRHILVRHEQGATHAAEGYARSTGKPGVVLVTSGPGATNAVTGMTDALLDSIPMIVLTGQVPTFMIGTDAFQEADTVGITRPCTKHNWLVKDTDELGETIHKAFHVATSGRPGPVLIDIPKDVQFATGTYFGAEPTRPWTYNPQVKGDADAILDAVELIERAERPILYTGGGVINSGPEASRLLRDLAAATGFPVTSTLMGLGAYPASGKAWLGMLGMHGTYEANMAMHDCDVMICVGARFDDRITGRIDAFSPGSKKIHIDIDPSSVNKVVRVDVPIIGDIANVLTDMLEAWRARGARTRAAEIEDWWTQISGWRAMKCLAYKGSDTVIKPQYALERLEALTKDHDRYVCTEVGQHQMWAAQFLNFEAPNRWMTSGGLGTMGYGVPASVGVQIAHPEALVINVAGEASWLMTMQEMLTAVQYKAPVKQFIMNNERLGMVRQWQQLLHGERYSQSWSEALPDFVKLAEAFGAKGAQVSDPADLDEAIAEMLAYDGPYILDCLVEKHENCFPMIPSGKAHNEMLLGEASTEGAIDTSGAVLV; this is translated from the coding sequence ATGACCCGTCAGATGACCGGTGCCCAGATTGTCGTTCAGGCCCTGAAGGACCAGGGTGTGGACACCGTATTCGGATATCCCGGCGGTGCGGTGCTTCCCATCTACGACGAGATCTTCAAGCAGAACGACATCCGCCACATCCTCGTGCGCCACGAGCAGGGCGCCACCCATGCCGCCGAGGGCTATGCCCGCTCCACCGGCAAGCCCGGTGTCGTGCTCGTCACCTCCGGGCCCGGGGCGACCAATGCCGTCACCGGCATGACCGACGCGCTGCTCGACTCGATCCCGATGATCGTGCTCACCGGCCAGGTGCCCACCTTCATGATCGGCACGGATGCCTTCCAGGAGGCCGATACCGTGGGCATCACCCGCCCCTGCACCAAGCACAACTGGCTGGTGAAGGACACGGACGAGCTGGGCGAGACCATCCACAAGGCCTTCCATGTCGCCACCTCCGGCCGCCCCGGCCCGGTGCTGATCGACATCCCGAAGGACGTGCAGTTCGCCACCGGCACCTATTTCGGCGCCGAACCCACCCGGCCGTGGACCTACAACCCGCAGGTGAAGGGCGATGCCGACGCGATCCTGGACGCAGTGGAGCTGATCGAGCGCGCCGAACGCCCGATCCTCTACACCGGCGGCGGCGTGATCAACTCGGGCCCGGAGGCGAGCCGCCTGCTGCGCGACCTCGCCGCGGCCACCGGCTTTCCCGTCACCTCCACGCTGATGGGGCTGGGCGCCTATCCGGCCTCGGGCAAAGCCTGGCTGGGCATGCTGGGCATGCACGGCACCTACGAGGCCAACATGGCCATGCATGACTGCGACGTGATGATCTGCGTCGGCGCGCGCTTCGATGACCGGATCACCGGGCGCATCGACGCCTTCTCCCCCGGGTCGAAGAAGATCCACATCGACATCGATCCCTCCTCGGTGAACAAGGTCGTGCGCGTCGACGTGCCGATCATCGGCGACATCGCCAACGTGCTCACCGACATGCTGGAGGCCTGGCGGGCCCGGGGCGCGCGCACCCGCGCCGCCGAGATCGAGGACTGGTGGACCCAGATCTCCGGCTGGCGGGCGATGAAGTGCCTCGCCTACAAGGGCTCCGACACGGTGATCAAGCCGCAATACGCGCTGGAGCGGCTGGAGGCCCTGACGAAGGACCATGACCGCTACGTCTGCACCGAGGTGGGCCAGCACCAGATGTGGGCGGCACAGTTCCTCAACTTCGAGGCGCCGAACCGCTGGATGACCTCCGGCGGCCTCGGCACCATGGGCTACGGCGTTCCCGCCTCGGTCGGCGTGCAGATCGCCCATCCGGAGGCACTGGTCATCAACGTGGCCGGCGAGGCCTCCTGGCTGATGACCATGCAGGAGATGCTCACGGCCGTGCAGTACAAGGCGCCGGTCAAGCAGTTCATCATGAACAACGAGCGCCTCGGCATGGTGCGCCAGTGGCAGCAGCTGCTGCACGGCGAGCGCTACTCCCAGTCCTGGTCCGAGGCGCTGCCGGACTTCGTGAAGCTGGCCGAGGCCTTCGGCGCGAAGGGCGCGCAGGTGTCGGACCCCGCCGATCTGGACGAGGCGATCGCCGAGATGCTGGCCTATGACGGGCCCTACATCCTCGACTGCCTGGTGGAGAAGCACGAGAACTGCTTCCCGATGATCCCCTCAGGCAAGGCGCACAACGAGATGCTGCTCGGCGAGGCCTCGACGGAAGGTGCCATCGACACCTCCGGCGCGGTCCTGGTCTGA
- the ilvN gene encoding acetolactate synthase small subunit, which yields MNALALKKGASSKSAYNLRDPHADRVERHIIAVLVDNESGVLARVIGLFSGRGFNIDSLTVAEVDHMGHLSRITVVTSGTPEVIEQIKAQLGRLVPVVDVHDLTVEAPHVERELALVKVRGTGANRVEAMRMGEVFRAHIVDTTLESFVFELTGAPDKIDTFIELMRPLGLINVARTGVAAITRGPGKLERERGHG from the coding sequence ATGAACGCCCTCGCCCTCAAGAAAGGCGCCTCCTCGAAAAGCGCCTACAACCTGCGCGACCCGCATGCCGACCGCGTGGAACGCCACATCATCGCGGTGCTGGTGGACAACGAGTCCGGCGTGCTGGCGCGCGTGATCGGGCTGTTCTCCGGCCGCGGCTTCAACATCGACAGCCTCACCGTCGCGGAGGTGGACCACATGGGCCACCTCAGCCGCATCACCGTGGTCACCTCCGGCACGCCCGAGGTGATCGAGCAGATCAAGGCGCAGCTCGGCCGGCTGGTGCCGGTGGTCGACGTGCACGACCTCACCGTGGAGGCGCCGCATGTGGAGCGCGAGCTCGCCCTGGTGAAGGTGCGCGGCACCGGCGCGAACCGGGTGGAGGCCATGCGCATGGGCGAGGTGTTCCGCGCCCATATCGTCGACACCACGCTGGAGAGCTTCGTCTTCGAGCTGACCGGCGCGCCGGACAAGATCGACACGTTCATCGAGCTGATGCGCCCGCTCGGCCTGATCAACGTCGCCCGCACCGGCGTGGCCGCCATCACCCGCGGCCCCGGCAAGCTGGAGCGCGAGCGCGGCCACGGCTGA
- the ilvC gene encoding ketol-acid reductoisomerase, with translation MPGSGPAPLPGARAGRKTTKAEKERQMRVYYDRDCDINLIKGLNVAIVGYGSQGHAHAQNLNDSGAKNVVVALRPGSASAAKAEAAGLKVMGIAEAAAWADVIMMCMPDELQAETYYAHIHDNLRDGAAIAFAHGLNVHFSLIEPKPGVDVIMMAPKGPGHTVRGEFVKGGGVPCLVAVHQNPSGRALEIGLSYCSAIGGGRSGIIETDFKEECETDLFGEQAVLCGGLVELIRMGFETLVEAGYAPEMAYFECLHEVKLIVDLIYEGGIANMNYSISNTAEFGEYHSGPQILPYDETKARMKSVLKDIQDGRFVSEWMREYKAGMPMFKAIRRNNDAHQIEEVGEKLRAMMPWIGANKLVDKSKN, from the coding sequence GTGCCCGGCAGCGGGCCGGCCCCCCTTCCCGGCGCCCGCGCCGGACGCAAGACCACCAAAGCAGAAAAGGAACGCCAGATGCGCGTCTATTACGATCGCGATTGCGACATCAACCTGATCAAGGGCCTCAACGTCGCCATCGTCGGCTACGGATCGCAGGGCCATGCCCATGCCCAGAACCTCAACGATTCCGGTGCCAAGAACGTCGTCGTCGCGCTGCGCCCCGGCTCCGCTTCCGCCGCGAAGGCCGAGGCCGCCGGCCTGAAGGTGATGGGCATCGCCGAGGCCGCCGCCTGGGCCGACGTCATCATGATGTGCATGCCCGACGAGCTGCAGGCCGAGACCTACTACGCCCATATCCACGACAACCTGCGCGACGGCGCGGCCATCGCCTTCGCCCACGGCCTGAACGTGCACTTCAGCCTCATCGAGCCGAAGCCGGGCGTGGACGTGATCATGATGGCGCCCAAGGGCCCCGGCCACACCGTGCGCGGCGAGTTCGTGAAAGGCGGCGGCGTGCCCTGCCTCGTGGCCGTGCACCAGAACCCGTCGGGCCGCGCGCTCGAGATCGGGCTCTCCTACTGCTCGGCCATCGGCGGCGGCCGCTCGGGCATCATCGAGACCGACTTCAAGGAAGAGTGCGAGACCGATCTCTTCGGTGAGCAGGCCGTGCTCTGCGGCGGCCTCGTGGAGCTGATCCGCATGGGCTTCGAGACCCTGGTCGAGGCCGGCTACGCGCCCGAGATGGCCTATTTCGAGTGCCTGCACGAGGTGAAGCTCATCGTCGACCTCATCTACGAGGGCGGCATCGCCAACATGAACTACTCGATCTCCAACACCGCGGAGTTCGGCGAGTACCACTCCGGCCCGCAGATCCTGCCCTACGACGAGACCAAGGCGCGGATGAAATCGGTGCTCAAGGACATCCAGGACGGCCGTTTCGTGTCCGAGTGGATGCGCGAGTACAAGGCCGGCATGCCGATGTTCAAGGCGATCCGCCGCAACAACGACGCCCACCAGATCGAGGAAGTCGGCGAGAAGCTGCGCGCCATGATGCCCTGGATCGGCGCCAACAAGCTCGTCGACAAGTCGAAGAACTGA